The stretch of DNA TTGCATCCTTTGCTGTTGTCCTTCTGCTTACGCGGTTTGTTGCACATCCTTTCATGCTGTGCCAAGGACGTCACCTTATGGAACTTATTTCCACACTTTAGGCATGGCAAGTGTGGGAGTTCCTTCATCTTCACACATGACTTAGCATGCTGTCCAAGAGATTGAGTTGTGTTGTATTTATTGCcacaaattttgcaaaaatactttGGTCTGTCTTTTATGTGGATCCAGATGTGGGACCTCAGTTCCTGCTTGTAGGCAAATTGTTTTCCACACAGAGCACACTCAAAGAGCCTCAAAGGGGGGATATTCTTTGCATCGGGAATTGCAGCTGCGGTTTGGAGGGCTGCACAGATTTTCCGATGAGCTGCTAAATTTTTGCTCCATTTGAAGACTTTGCTGCAGAGCTTACAAGCAAATGAGGGCCTATCTTCGATGTGAATTGTTTCGTGTCTCTTCAAATATCTCAagcatttgaattttttatcacatACTGGACATGCAAGTTCCTTCTCAGGTTGGTTATTCTTTGAAGACTGTGACTTggaacgttttttttgtgttgttgGCAAGAAGTTACTGatagtttcttcttcttttatcgAAGTCGTATCCACTGGCTCTTCTTTTATGTCCACCGCAGATGATGATGTGATGTATTCAACAAACTCactgtataaaaataaaaaaataataattgtaaagaaaaacttcatcCACTGATGATGATGCGCATTGACGTCCGGAAACAAAGCATAATGGCATCAACAAtactaataagaaaatttagaaattaatgctcatccttttttttttaatttcaaaaatcaatcttatttcattttcaaaacagGATCCATCTGTTTTTGTAACGGATTTAAACCggttaattattaaaatagtttttaagcAATGATGAGTACTTTacatatgtaatttatttctaaagagCTTACCCATTATTCACTTTAAATTCCACTTCACCTCCATCTCTAATTCCATACTCTTCCTTGACAATTGATGtgtcaagaaataaattttcactatCTTCTGTAAATTCCATTTTggcaaaattacaaaattttattcacgCACTTTATTTGTTGAGCCAATGAAGATGTCAAAGTTTCGGGTGGCTTCATGGTCTTATTCCATTTCGTAAGGCCTTCGTTTTCCGAAAACGCACATGTTTTAGTCGATTTGAGCCGATTGAATAGAACAATAAAGCATATGCTGTATTGTAAGGTAATGCTGCATGATGGtaagttttattattaatggaattattataatattttatattaaatagttttatatttatatttatagtTGCACTTCCTCTGCGGTTTCCTGTTGCTCTTTTTGTGGTTGCTTTTATTACTGGTTGTTGTAGTGTTATCTTTGTTATAGTTTCAGCTGccattgtttctttttctgaTAAACTAGGTATTGATGTTGTTCTTGTTTCTGTTTGTGCTGCCGTTCTCGTCTCCCTTGCTACTGAtgatcttcttcatttttctgtTGTAGATTCTGATCCTGTTGTATTTGATCTTGTTCTTGTTTCACCTGcatttgttgttgttgcctCTGTTCCTTCTCCTGCTTCTTTTGCTGCAATAGTTGTGCTAGGTTTGGTTGCTGCAGCAACTGTTCTAGCTTCTTTTGTATATGAAATTGTTCTTGATTATTTTGCATGATATTTTGTTCTGGATTATGCTGCATTTGTTGTTGTTCTGGTTGATGTTGCTGAAGTTGTGGTTCCTGTTGCGGTTGTGGAAGCGTCTGTTGCTGCTCATTTACCTGCTGTTTTTCCTTCTCCTCTTGCTGCTGTTTCTGCAGAAGCATCATTCTTTTGGCCGCTCTCTTGGTTAGTCCACGTTCTTGCCATTTGCAAACGTTCTGATGATTGATTAGCGAATGTATTCCGTGGTATTTTCTTCCACAAGTCTTGCAGGTGAATCTCGGTGGCCCCATTGATTCATTGCACTGTAAACGATGTTTCCTCATGTAAGCCGACGTGTTGTAGGTATTACCACAGACTCCGCATGTgtgtttattctttttctccttttccttGTAAACTTGCTTCTTGAACTCCGACAAACATTCGCATTTGAGTCTCTTCCCGCATGTTGTGCACTTTTCTTTGCACATATTGTAATGTTGCACCATCAAGAGCTTTGTATGGAATTTATTTCCGCATTTTGGACATGCTTCCTGCGGTAGCTCCTCCTTCGTCATACAGATCCTTGTGTGTTGACCCAAATACTGCGTCGTATTGTATTTATTCCCGCATCTCTTGCATGCATATTTTGGCCGGTATTTCATATGAACCCACATGTGGGATTTAATCTCCTGTTTGTAGAGACATTGCTTCCCACACAGGGCACACTCGAATGTCCTGACGTCGGTATTTGGCGTTAAAGTAGCTCTTGCCTGAAGAGCTGTACAGATTTTTCTATGGGCTGCCAAATTCTTGctccatttgaattttctgggACAAAGGTCACATGCGAATACGGGTCTGCATTCCTCTGGTAAGTGAATAAACTCATGCTTCCTCAGGGTTTGTGGAttcttgaattcttttttgcacGTCGCACATTCAAGTTTGACACCGGCTTTCGTCTTCAGTTTTGGACACACATGATTCTCCATGCAAACACGAATCTTGTAGACTTTTCCACATGCTGAGCATGAATATGTAGGCCTGCCTTCTATATGAATTTGCACATGTCTCTTAAGGTGTCCTTTAGTTTTAAAAGCCCTACCACATTCGGAACAGGGAAAAGCTCGGTCATCAGGAATATGTTTGGTTTCACCTGAATCATATTCATAATTGTATGACGTGggatcttcttcttttattatgAAGGTAATATCTAATGGCTCCTGTTTGATTGATTCTGGAGGTATGTACCCGTATGATTCTCTGTAAAAGATAGTTAGAGTTAACTTGTGtttcaaaaagaataataaaatatgtttcaaaGAGCCTGATGAAGTTCTTTGTTATTGATCGAATACacaatttataaagaaaatattagtgAAAGATTTATGTCAATTTCTCTATATCAAATACTCACTCATTCTCTTGTTTGGACTCAAACTTTGTGGGTTCTATAACTTCAAATTCCTCCTTAACGATCGATGTATCGATATATCCATCTTCCACTTCCTTTTTAATatccatttaaaaataattaatgattttagCTGAATGAAAGTAATTTAGTCTGATACGCTTAATGAAAACTTGTCAAAATTTTCGTCTTTCACGGTTTCATTCGTCTTCAATCGGTTTAATTTCCCGAAAACGCACGTGTTTTGTATTAGTACATGATATTCCAGTATATGCTATGAGGCATATGCTTCATGATAAAGAGATAtcaaaattgtgtttttttctttttattttctcaatggatGCTTTATTATTTACTACTTACCGATATTCTTTCAAGCAGTCCAATTATGTGTTTTTGTTAAATGAAGTGATGCAGAAAGAAAGCATAAAGCGCCTCCTTCCTCActaaattccataaattcatTTCACTGATTAGTTTTGATCTACGAATAtgtcggatgtactcttcacactcattaatTCGACGTGCCcaaagattatgaaccatattcctatcttaaTAAGAGATAGGATTTGTAATAAGAGAACACAAATTATCATTTATTAAATACTTTCtggtttgtttttatttttccttcgtTTCTGTTAGCCGAAAGAGCACATGTTGTGTTCGTTATTCGTCGTGTCTACTTCACGTTTATGCTGCATTGTAGCTTAATCTGAAAGAAGCATAAATGAAACAAGTAAATAAGTGTCAAAGAAACGTGCCTCTAAAAGTAAACAAACTTagttttcctgaattttccaaggaaaatcccacaaaatttaataaagaaaattaataaaactacTTAGAAGTGTTAGTAAGCTGTGCACTGTGTTACTTTGtgaagattttgaaaagtgtGGGAAAACCATGACTGAAAgtgttaaagaaataattggtGAATTGCGGCCGTTACGCTGTGAATTGGATATTCTTTCACGTTCAGATGGTTCTGCGGTCTTTGCTCAAGGTAATTATGCTttaatttcactaaaaatctgtttattttaattagaattattatttttaagtctTATAAGTTCTCTGTGTGTACTCTATATGTGTGTGTTGTAGAAAACGTATCAAAGATACTGAAGAATCATTagcgccatcttgagattatTATGTTGTTCTAAAAAacgatttaaattcaaacattcCAGGTGAGACGGTCGTTATTGCATCCGTCCATGGTCCTGTTGAGGTAAAACTGCAGAACTTACAGTATGATAGATCCAGTGTGGAGGTATTCTACAAGAGCAAGACTGGCCAGCAAAGCGTGGGAGATCGATTCCGTGAGCAGTACATTCGAAATACCTGCGAATCGGCACTTCTCACAGCAATTTATCCTCGCACAGCGATTTCACTCCAATTGCAGGAAATGGAAGATCGTGCTGGGGTAATTATCCATTATGCACCTTCAATTTCTCCCAAGCTTCTCTTCAATTCGGTATGGGCTTTATCTATTCAGTGAGCCCAAGTCTATAGGGGCGCGACTCCTCAATACAACGattaaagtcaattttctcGAGCAAAAGTTCATTTTATCGCAAACAACTAACGAGTATTTGTTCAGAACTGCAATTTGCttctgcttctttttttttgctccatcCTCCCCCGCAGCTCCTTCCTTTTTGCCCATTCCTATGATCTCGGTCCGCTGATTTAGCGATTGCATGGCATTCCCCGGCAAAACTAGCTACCACAACTCAATAAAATAGTACccattatacatattttttgataCGGAAAAATGGCAATTTCCAAAGCAAAACACCACGATGGTGCCTTCAGCATTTTGTTAATTAGCCCAGCGGAGCGTCCGCACAGATCAAGATTGAGTCAATCGCTTTGCGCTCGAATTGCAATTAAGGTGGTGGCAGAATGAGCTGCAAACACGCTGCACCTCTTTTTCTGTCCAACTTGCAGAACGATGACTGTttaaaagaatacaaaaagaataaactttAGCATTTCCCCCCTTAGAATTGCAATAGACTTTTACCTCTTGAGGTCCTACCTGCTGTGGCTTCTTTTACGACGCTCCGCAATGGCGAATGGGCAATTTTGCGCATCGTTTGCCATTGGTAGTAAATTTTACCGATTAAATGGCAATTAAATGGAAGTTTTGGTGGTAAACAGGAGGAATATGGATGCATAAATTGACAATTAATTTGTAGGTTGAATAAGGAGaggtgatatttttttttaccctttttattaaaatttaaatgtcttttaatagctttaatattttttatttattttatgttgtatTTGTGTAGGTATTTTACTTTGCTGAATTGAGTTAGGATAGAAGAATGGGATtcaggttataaagaagcatAAGTTTCATGCAAATATACTTGAGTTTCAATTTAAGCTTCATGCATATACTTCTATAAGTGCTCTGTAAGAAATATGCTTCAATCTAATTTACTTAACaccggaggactttactggtatttgctaccaattggaactttaaaatcgtcacagaataaaatctattggacttatctcgatgaatttagcatctatgtgtagggaattttaattactttaagatagcaaaaagaaaatctcgagaaaagtcttttctttggaagataattgaggtcaaagtcagaatctaacgtggaggatcaaattggcactcattaccagtcaaaatctcatacattttagccaatgttttgaggttatgttcgctcatatttcccaaataaagtactcttgttcacttttcttcggtgaaaatcattaaatgtggactaattttattgccggaagtgactaaaaagttacttgaagaatcaaagtttgtgatgattaaggcgcaataataaagtatgtaaaattgtagctaaaaaagtcgtttgaattggcaattttgcatcgattctacgcaattttttttcagtgaggattttctcaattaaatatttagtaattaggtgcaggaatgcttgaaggagatcaAGAATTAGCTAAACTTTCGATCttcgttcaataaactgattaataattaattattgagcatattttatcaactggtagttattaccaatttgatcctccgcgttgtgccaaatgttgggtcctccaagtgttaattcGCATAGGTATGCTTCACACGCACATAccacaaaaatcaattaacgTAAAATAATTGCCAATATGACGAGAAAATGTCAATGAAGTAcaaatcaaatgaaagctGAAGTTCAAGTATATTacgaaatgcaattttattttcattaaatgttcattttccaatttaattcCTAAAGCGaacaaatcattttcatgcaTAATTTTGCATCCAAATGCTCATGATCTTGAGTCAGAAAACATTAACACAGAAACATTTTCTCTAAGCTCCGCTGATTGACCAATTTATCAtccaatttttatcaatttgatcGTGcgcaatttgcattttattgccattttaGCCAACTGATTGGGAATTacggtgatttttctttcgcgatgccaaagaaattattccaTTCGCGTGTTGTACGTCTTATCATCGTActtttataatattaattcatgGAGAGATAAGGTGTATTTTTTGCAGCTTCTGCTGCATGCCGATGCGAAGCATTGAACTCTTGAGATAAAACAAAGTTTGTGCGAAAAAAGTGAATGAGAAGATTCTTTTATCGCGGGGAGTGAGAAGCGATAATATGAATgaagaaatggaaaatgaattcTTGAGAACTTTTagcttctttttattttattttcttgaaatggTTGTGCAATAATAAGCGAATTAACACTTTTGCTCAATGCGAGGGGATGGGAGCGAAGACACTGAATGCGCGTAATATTCCGTTGAGTGGTGCGAGGAAATGGCGCAAAGAAAAGGCTCATTTTGATGCCATCATGCACACATTGTGATGCACACATTTCGAATACCCCCGGGTCGAATATATTCCAATTGACACCTGCAGGGGGAATTAATTGCCCGATAAGACACGGCTGTGATGTTCTTCTTTAATTTCGTGTGGTAAAACGGAAGGGGTGGTGCCTTGGCAATCTGCATGATGCAGCTCAAGAATCTTGTAAGAGGTCACAAGCAATTATTTTCATTGCCATTTCTTTTCTCGCACGCTCACACGGTGGACACAATTCCTCTCTGTCCAATCGATTAGCGCGCAAAAGAGCCATGGCAGTCTTCTTGCACGGTGTTCAACAAGATGACATTAATTCCTCCATGTGTTTCGATACTCCCTTCTTGTTGGGCACACGATGGTCTTATCGTGCAATATGGCCATCACAAAGGGAAGTTGGGTAAAAGGAGTCGGTGTACatttatcacattttatttaattttttgtttttgaaaaattaggaaaatattctttttaaacaattttggaatttctaTTAACAttcgaattaattttaattgttagTTACAAAAGAGATTACGACAATAAACAAGactaagaaaatcatttattgagtcaaaaatttattcaagaaaagcctgatttttaattttcttttagaatttgttagaaaagccccaaaaagaatttcctgaaaatgaaaaactcacGCTTCCATTTTACACTAGTTTTTTATGCaagaaacatatgcttcagtgCTTCATTCAGTATTATTTTatcttgaagaaaaaggaTAATCCACACCTGTCACCAATTGTATTAAATACTATTAATTCCTAATTTAAAATCCATCAAAATTGTACACTAACTTATACAAGTTTTCCATCCTTGCACAATGTTGCAATGATGGTAGACTTCACTCCCACGTTGCCGACGGGCGCAATTAGTCTCACCACTAATtgcttctattttttttacttttacaattttgcaGTTAATTGCGTGCGCGGTCAATGCAGCGTGCATGTCACTTCTGCACAGCGGACTTGAGATGCGTTTCCTCGTGGCTGCTGTCCACTGTGCCCTGCGTCCTTCTGGTGCCATACTCTTTGATCCTGATGTGCGAACAATGGCCGAGGAAGGTGGCACTGTGGCTGCATTTACATTTGCTTTCGACAGCATTGACCGACGGACGGTGGCTGTTCACACGGAGGGTAAGTACACTGCTGAACAATTCAACCAGGCACAGAATGCGTGTCGTGAAGCCAGTGCGGCCATCTTTGATTTCTACCGAAGCAGTTTTAAGAAGTACATGAAGGTTTACTGCTGATATCCTTAAGATTATGTTcttattgattaaaatgacattaaaaatcacaaaaatcaagtttattttcttgaaaaaaattttaacaaatctCCCATCTGGTGGAAAATCCCAAAGAAGGCAGTGCCATCTATGGAGAATTCTCTTTGAGCGTCTTAAGACAGAAAACAACTCTTTTTATCGCTTTGAAAGTTAATGCAACTTTtaagggagattttttttcagcaaagtATATCGACAATTTTTATGGACAACGATCCTCTTCAATTAATGGTTTATTTACACTCATTGCTGTCTGATGTCCTCCGCCAATTGCTTCCATGCCTCGTGGTACTTGTGCGGCATTTTATCGGGCGATTGCTGCCCAccgaaaaaatgttttgccGCAAAAGGGGGCAATATACTGTCCGATTGTGGagtagaaaatgaaataattccgTGCCATGGGAAAAAGTGGCGAGACCTGAGCATTGGAATTTCAAATGGTTCTCTTCTGTTACCTTGTGAGAGGGGGAGAAACTTTCGTATCTGAGGGGAATTTCAATCGCGATGGGCAAAATCTTCAttggatttttcatttctcattcTGGCGGAGATGGAGGTTTCTGCCAAAAGGGGGAcgcaaaaaaagtgaatgcgcttcaatttttatgtatagagagataacaaaaaaaaaaatttgaaacacTTTTGTGTCGACAGATAAGCGCGGGATTTTTGCATAATGGGGCCCACGGAGTGCATTTGATGTGTGGGGGGCGATCTTTTGCAAAGTTTCAATGTCTTCCATCatcaatcaatttgaaatcGAAGAAGTGACCACCTCTGGTGGGGCCCACGGTTGGATTTTCTTGCATCTCATCCACCTCCAATCTTCATTGTCGGGTCATTATTTTCTTGGTCACTTCTCGGTCACACCGCGCGGGAGGAATGGACGATGCGGGGCCACGGTTGGGGctatttgaataatattttatttcaatcgcTCTGTGAATCATTTTCTGGCCATTTGGTAGTGTTGTATACAATGGAGCTCATCGAGGGAGTGAGAATTTGTGTGGCAACAGAGAGATTTGGTCGACCATCAAAAGAGGAAATGCTATCCCTCTTCCATATGGGAGCTCCGGCAGCAGAGAGGTTCCATCTTTGCCACGCACATGCACCACACTGTAATTTATCGTGGGACTCCTCGATGGTAATTATTTCTCCGGATACACTGCCGGTATCATCTTTCAATCTGGGCGCTCTGGTGGTGTTCgttttgtaaatgaaaatacaatttatatatCACACAGAGGCAAAGCATCCCTTCTCCTCATCCATTCCCCCCAGGGATGACGGATTCTCCTCCACGTAAATGATTCCCTctttatcattaaattaaatcaaatattgattGTTACTCTGTGACCTTTTTTCCAATACCTCCCGCTAAGacaatttctaatttattttttgggggtttgagatttttttattgagattaTGATCTGTGTtccattagaattttttgagcaatggttctaaaggaatttaaagcttttttatttcaattaattaaaaaaaaagtttttattaaatagtagaaattgaaagaataaaaatcgtaATTCgattaaatacatttaaatttaattctttagaattctttttgaaacAAACTTTAAcgtctttacaaaaaaaaaaattttttcaacacaaaaaacTCTCATAACTGAGCTTTTCTTTACTTGACTGACTTACAtgaaaatctctaaaatttcttcttaagaggaaatttttcaacatcCAATAATAGCTGCCGGAAAAGCAGTTAAACCATGATGTTTGTTAAGCAAAATAAACGTGCCTTTAATAAAGGGAAATCATCAGAATTCTCAAAGGGATTTAGTGCGGGATGTGAAGGTTTTGCAACATGAAACAATGGTGACGCAGAAAGCTCAAAATGGTGGGGTCTTTTGAGTGTCCCTTCCGCTTTGGATTTGTTGCGCCAGGACAACGGCTCATTGAGGTACCGCGCGCGCATACACACAATAGTTACAGAGGGCCCCAACAATCCGCCGCACTGAAACCTTCCATTCTTCCCGGGCAATGTGAGTGAAGAGACAATGGGCCGCGGGATGACAGAAGCTCCGGTGCATTCAATCTAACCGGCTGCACTTGCCGCAGTGGCCTCGCGGATTGAGGAAGCACACACGGCCTTCCAAGGGATAGTGAGGGGGACTCGATTGGAGGGGGGAGGCTCTGTGTATTTATTTCGAGACATTTTATGTTAATGATATCGTTGATAATTTAATGATGGAAGCTCCAGTGGCAGCCGCCATCCCCAACAGTAGCAGCATTGCTGGCAGTTCTACCGGCGGTAATTGGGGTAATGGTGGCGGTGTCTCTTTGGATCTCCTGGCGGCAACTCATGGATTGCCCCTCTCTCGTATTTGGGTGGATGCTTTGCATACGACGAGATGTGcgctttatttattgtttagaGAAGAGGATTCCAATGTTGTTGAAAAAGTTCACTTGAAAATGTTCCTTTCGCGCATGATGGTAATCTCACAATATGGCGAAAAGGATGCAAGAGAGCTGCAAATGTGGATTTCGGTGTGGAGAGAATGGAAGATCTGGCAAAAATGGGCTCTTCAATCGTTCCTCGGCAATGCACTTACGGGGGGATATTGTCACAGAAATCACAGACAATGTTgcagcacaaaaaaagaagatggaaaattcttcgcTTCGCATGCCTTTGATGCTTCTTCAAAAAGCCATCATCGACATGGAGGATTTCTTT from Lutzomyia longipalpis isolate SR_M1_2022 chromosome 1, ASM2433408v1 encodes:
- the LOC129787176 gene encoding zinc finger protein 383-like — protein: MEFTEDSENLFLDTSIVKEEYGIRDGGEVEFKVNNGEFVEYITSSSAVDIKEEPVDTTSIKEEETISNFLPTTQKKRSKSQSSKNNQPEKELACPVCDKKFKCLRYLKRHETIHIEDRPSFACKLCSKVFKWSKNLAAHRKICAALQTAAAIPDAKNIPPLRLFECALCGKQFAYKQELRSHIWIHIKDRPKYFCKICGNKYNTTQSLGQHAKSCVKMKELPHLPCLKCGNKFHKVTSLAQHERMCNKPRKQKDNSKGCKICGKEFTNYYEYKNHSNMHAKERLKYSCPCGISYYWASNLRRHKKTCSKSVIVLNFFCRTCGSGFEEESTKNEHEQFCNPQDHVTYETSIQNTIWLPVTQNSTWRPETDVGNGEQVMKTDFDQFICEEIEDSS
- the LOC129787174 gene encoding zinc finger protein 99-like; amino-acid sequence: MDIKKEVEDGYIDTSIVKEEFEVIEPTKFESKQENEESYGYIPPESIKQEPLDITFIIKEEDPTSYNYEYDSGETKHIPDDRAFPCSECGRAFKTKGHLKRHVQIHIEGRPTYSCSACGKVYKIRVCMENHVCPKLKTKAGVKLECATCKKEFKNPQTLRKHEFIHLPEECRPVFACDLCPRKFKWSKNLAAHRKICTALQARATLTPNTDVRTFECALCGKQCLYKQEIKSHMWVHMKYRPKYACKRCGNKYNTTQYLGQHTRICMTKEELPQEACPKCGNKFHTKLLMVQHYNMCKEKCTTCGKRLKCECLSEFKKQVYKEKEKKNKHTCGVCGNTYNTSAYMRKHRLQCNESMGPPRFTCKTCGRKYHGIHSLINHQNVCKWQERGLTKRAAKRMMLLQKQQQEEKEKQQVNEQQQTLPQPQQEPQLQQHQPEQQQMQHNPEQNIMQNNQEQFHIQKKLEQLLQQPNLAQLLQQKKQEKEQRQQQQMQVKQEQDQIQQDQNLQQKNEEDHQ
- the LOC129787178 gene encoding exosome complex component RRP46 → MTESVKEIIGELRPLRCELDILSRSDGSAVFAQGETVVIASVHGPVEVKLQNLQYDRSSVEVFYKSKTGQQSVGDRFREQYIRNTCESALLTAIYPRTAISLQLQEMEDRAGLIACAVNAACMSLLHSGLEMRFLVAAVHCALRPSGAILFDPDVRTMAEEGGTVAAFTFAFDSIDRRTVAVHTEGKYTAEQFNQAQNACREASAAIFDFYRSSFKKYMKVYC